In Capsicum annuum cultivar UCD-10X-F1 unplaced genomic scaffold, UCD10Xv1.1 ctg45910, whole genome shotgun sequence, the sequence CTGATCAATGACATACAACTTTTACAAGAAAAAATCAACTGCTCTGCTTATTCTCTTCTTTAAACTCCCATCTCTGTTTCTGCGGCCAGCTTTACAATTGGATTCCTGTGTTGTTTCCCTTTAACGGTTTTAAACCAACATAACCAACATATATTACAAAACACACATATCATAATAGTATAGAGTAATAACTTACTACtagtatatattttctattacATCTCACATGGATGCAAATTATTTACACCAACATCAAGACAAACACGAATAAATACTTTTATAGTTCTTTTACACAACACCACAAAAGCAAGCAAATACGATACATATATCATAGCAAACATCCTTCAATCAAAGTAGTGATGCAAGAACTTACGAATACCGCTCATGAATCCacctttcttcttctccttcttatgCCATTTCGTCTCTTCCTTAgctttctcatcttcttcttcaccaGCATTATAACCAAAACGCTTCCTCAATGTCATCTCATAGTGCTTTccataaagctttgatcttttctCAGCCTCATCATCATCACTTTTCGATTTCATTTCACCAAAATTACCTCCATTTTCACGCGCCAATTGAAACTTCGAGATCTTCTTCTGTTCATGATCATTGTCTTCGTCGTCCTCGTCATCGTCATGGTGATGGTGGTGCTTCAATTTCATTTCCCCAAACTTCTCGCGATCATCTAGAAACTTCCACATCTTCCACTGTTCATGATCATTGTCTTCGTTGTCGTGGtcatggtgatggtgatggtgatgctTCAATTTCATTTCTCCAAACTTCTCGCGATCTTCTAGAAACTTCGAGATCTTCATCTGTTGATGATCATTGTCCTGGTCATGGTGATGCTTCAATTTCATTTCCACAAACTTCTCGCGATCATCTAGAAACTTCCAGATCTTCATATCATTAAACATGCGGGGACGCAAATTGAACCGATCCGACGGAATTTGACTAACGCCGAAGCCGATACGATACacaaatttatcaaaatcaatGTTTCTCTTCGAAGATAGTA encodes:
- the LOC107851759 gene encoding uncharacterized protein LOC107851759 isoform X3, coding for MTKLSVTVLFLLFTLSVARTPGNDVTHLKLPPGNDVILPQLPKSLPQDDVMQLKNDIIIPELPKILPESEENDVILPELFKTLPEFEDSTPSVHSVPVNLVRFRPINRRFRLRSKLPFRLCNHMKAESRRQIPFGNDMILSSKRNIDFDKFVYRIGFGVSQIPSDRFNLRPRMFNDMKIWKFLDDREKFVEMKLKHHHDQDNDHQQMKISKFLEDREKFGEMKLKHHHHHHHDHHHDDDEDDEDNDHEQKKISKFQLARENGGNFGEMKSKSDDDEAEKRSKLYGKHYEMTLRKRFGYNAGEEEDEKAKEETKWHKKEKKKGGFMSGIRKFLHHYFD
- the LOC107851759 gene encoding uncharacterized protein LOC107851759 isoform X2; the encoded protein is MTKLSVTVLFLLFTLSVARTPGNDVTHLKLPPGNDVILPQLPKSLPQDDVMQLKNDIIIPELPKILPESEENDVILPELFKTLPEFEDSTPSVHSVPVNLVRFRPINRRFRLRSKLPFRLCNHMKAESRRQIPFGNDMILSSKRNIDFDKFVYRIGFGVSQIPSDRFNLRPRMFNDMKIWKFLDDREKFVEMKLKHHHDHHHHHHHDHDNEDNDHEQWKMWKFLDDREKFGEMKLKHHHHHDDDEDDEDNDHEQKKISKFQLARENGGNFGEMKSKSDDDEAEKRSKLYGKHYEMTLRKRFGYNAGEEEDEKAKEETKWHKKEKKKGGFMSGIRKFLHHYFD
- the LOC107851759 gene encoding uncharacterized protein LOC107851759 isoform X1, which encodes MTKLSVTVLFLLFTLSVARTPGNDVTHLKLPPGNDVILPQLPKSLPQDDVMQLKNDIIIPELPKILPESEENDVILPELFKTLPEFEDSTPSVHSVPVNLVRFRPINRRFRLRSKLPFRLCNHMKAESRRQIPFGNDMILSSKRNIDFDKFVYRIGFGVSQIPSDRFNLRPRMFNDMKIWKFLDDREKFVEMKLKHHHDQDNDHQQMKISKFLEDREKFGEMKLKHHHHHHHDHDNEDNDHEQWKMWKFLDDREKFGEMKLKHHHHHDDDEDDEDNDHEQKKISKFQLARENGGNFGEMKSKSDDDEAEKRSKLYGKHYEMTLRKRFGYNAGEEEDEKAKEETKWHKKEKKKGGFMSGIRKFLHHYFD